The following proteins come from a genomic window of Deltaproteobacteria bacterium IMCC39524:
- a CDS encoding peptidyl-prolyl cis-trans isomerase encodes MHRTHLRIFSLLLCLFGLVAGCSSEPVVEALPALIVINDQEITKADFLVEFEQSLQKDQQLSGIEREELQRSFLVQLIDRELIHGEARRLNIALTEADVETALQGYREDYPGSSFEEMLVERGLTLESWREELKESLIMEKLLEQAVYSMVSVSDEEVSAYFKANRDQFDRPEQVRARQIVVADEAEGQEVLGILRQERSFAEVAAEYSLSPDAEQGGDLGFFSRGEMPPEFDAIVFDLPVKRLSDLVKSEYGYHIFLVEEKRKAKRLNKKEASDEIRAILEGRKKEEVYLAWLQDMRARAVISVDWAQLEKNERN; translated from the coding sequence ATGCATAGAACTCACTTGCGAATATTCTCCCTCCTCCTCTGCTTGTTCGGTCTGGTGGCAGGATGCAGTTCCGAACCCGTTGTGGAAGCTTTGCCTGCGTTGATCGTGATTAATGATCAGGAGATCACCAAGGCGGACTTTCTCGTCGAGTTTGAACAGAGCCTGCAAAAAGATCAGCAACTAAGCGGAATCGAGCGCGAGGAATTACAGCGCTCCTTTCTGGTCCAGTTGATCGATCGGGAGCTGATTCATGGTGAGGCTAGGCGCCTTAACATTGCTCTTACAGAAGCTGATGTTGAAACCGCTTTGCAGGGTTACCGAGAGGATTATCCCGGCAGCAGTTTCGAAGAGATGCTTGTCGAGCGAGGCTTGACCCTGGAGTCCTGGCGGGAAGAGCTCAAGGAAAGCCTGATCATGGAGAAGCTCCTTGAGCAGGCGGTTTACTCCATGGTTTCGGTGAGCGACGAAGAAGTTTCCGCCTATTTCAAGGCCAATCGTGATCAGTTTGATCGTCCCGAACAGGTCCGGGCCAGGCAGATTGTGGTTGCGGATGAAGCAGAGGGCCAGGAGGTCCTCGGCATCTTGCGTCAAGAGCGTTCTTTTGCCGAAGTCGCTGCAGAGTACTCCCTGTCTCCGGATGCAGAACAAGGTGGCGATCTGGGCTTCTTTAGCCGCGGCGAGATGCCGCCTGAATTTGACGCGATTGTTTTCGACCTGCCGGTCAAGCGCCTGAGCGACCTGGTCAAAAGTGAGTACGGCTATCACATTTTCCTGGTTGAGGAAAAACGCAAAGCAAAACGACTCAATAAAAAGGAAGCTTCTGATGAGATCCGGGCGATCCTTGAAGGCCGTAAAAAGGAAGAAGTTTACCTTGCCTGGCTCCAGGATATGCGAGCCCGTGCCGTGATTTCTGTAGATTGGGCTCAGCTTGAAAAGAACGAGAGAAATTAG
- a CDS encoding SurA N-terminal domain-containing protein, with product MRYFGIALLLICSIGLTSVSAKVVSRVAAVVNKEIISTHQLDQRLQEQLAKQQKQPSPVQMGALRQELLSRMIEESLVQQRIAALNLTVSEEEIETALVDVQKKNKLSRDDLEDAVQTQGLDFDDYRDNLRQQILRYKLISEEVRSQIDVPERELVEYYRAHLDDYRLPPEVELSAISFPVSEKASEQERTQIRKMVNEALTRLQQGEALAEVADSYNQTYGATGGSMGKFVYEELTPQFVEAINEVEDGTFTAPVEMDTAIHLLRVDDRLSEGLRQFDAVKFDIHQMILDQKTDARIKEWTKALKNNAFIDIRL from the coding sequence ATGAGATATTTCGGAATTGCACTGCTGTTGATATGCAGCATCGGTTTGACATCGGTTTCGGCAAAGGTTGTCAGTCGTGTTGCGGCGGTTGTCAACAAGGAGATCATTTCAACCCACCAGCTTGATCAGAGACTGCAGGAGCAGTTGGCAAAACAGCAGAAACAGCCTTCTCCGGTGCAGATGGGAGCTCTGCGTCAGGAACTACTTTCCCGTATGATAGAGGAGTCTCTGGTTCAACAGCGGATCGCGGCACTTAACCTGACCGTCTCCGAAGAAGAGATTGAAACGGCTCTGGTGGATGTCCAGAAGAAGAATAAACTGAGCCGTGATGATCTTGAAGATGCCGTACAGACGCAAGGTTTGGATTTTGATGATTATCGTGACAATCTTCGGCAGCAGATTTTGCGCTATAAGCTGATTAGTGAAGAAGTTCGTAGCCAGATCGATGTGCCTGAGCGTGAGCTCGTTGAATATTACCGTGCTCACCTGGATGACTATCGCTTGCCCCCCGAGGTCGAGTTGAGCGCTATCTCCTTCCCGGTTTCGGAAAAGGCGTCCGAACAGGAGCGCACCCAGATCCGCAAGATGGTCAATGAAGCTCTGACGCGGTTACAGCAGGGCGAAGCTCTGGCAGAGGTTGCTGACAGCTATAATCAAACCTATGGTGCCACTGGCGGTTCAATGGGCAAATTCGTCTACGAAGAATTAACCCCGCAGTTTGTCGAGGCGATTAATGAGGTTGAGGATGGCACCTTTACTGCTCCCGTAGAGATGGATACCGCGATCCACCTGCTGAGAGTAGACGACCGTCTGTCTGAGGGGTTGAGACAGTTTGATGCGGTAAAATTTGACATTCACCAGATGATTCTGGATCAGAAAACGGATGCCCGTATCAAGGAGTGGACTAAAGCGCTGAAAAATAATGCGTTTATCGATATCCGCCTGTAG
- the uvrA gene encoding excinuclease ABC subunit UvrA, with translation MMVNKIIIKGACEHNLKNIDVEIPRDQLVVITGVSGSGKSTLAFDTIYAEGQRRYVESLSAYARQFLEQMDKPDVESIEGLSPAISIEQKSTSKNPRSTVGTVTEIYDYLRLLFARVGRVHCPSCGKEIASQTVEQMVEQVLALPEKSKLLLMAPLVRGRKGEYRKELRQLQADGFVRVRIDGEMRELGDEIVLDKNKKHTIEVVVDRLVVKEDIVSRLSDSLETALRLGEGLVRVEVVGGESYLFSEWHACVECGISIPEMTPRMFSFNNPYGACPDCSGLGTRMYFDPEQVVPNRQLSLREGAIAPWSTRTGYYYLQVLEALADFYDFDIRTPFAELPEQVQKVLLHGSGKEEVKFFYDQASRRHFYNKPFEGVIPNLERRLRETDSDATREKLEQFMNIMSCPSCDGARLKPETLCVRVAGQNIQEITALSVSDAEAFFAEIELPAKEAEIARRVLKEVRERLSFLINVGLDYLTLDRTSGTLSGGESQRIRLATQIGSSLVGVLYILDEPSIGLHQRDNRRLLETLKRLRDLGNTVLVVEHDEETILEADHVIDMGPHAGRHGGEVVAQGTPHEILEHPKSLTAAYLSGRLTIPLPKERRKASGLLSIKGAQANNLKNIDVDIPLGVMTCVTGVSGSGKSSLVLDTLHKALAQRLYRSRERSGPVRVIEGLEFLDKVIDIDQSPIGRTPRSNPATYTGIFTDIRDLFAKLPEAKMRGYKPGRFSFNVKGGRCEACQGDGILRIEMHFLPDVYIQCEACQGARYNRETLQVKYKGKTIADVLDMTANQAVEFLANIPRIKRKLQTLRDVGLGYIKLGQSATTLSGGEAQRVKLAKELGKRSTGRTIYILDEPTTGLHFDDISRLLSVLQRLVESGNSVVIIEHNLDVIKTADHVVDLGPEGGSRGGELLVCGTPEEVARCAKSYTGRYLRSYLEL, from the coding sequence ATCATGGTCAATAAAATCATCATCAAAGGTGCCTGCGAGCACAACCTGAAGAATATCGATGTCGAGATTCCCCGAGATCAGCTGGTGGTGATCACCGGTGTCTCAGGGTCCGGCAAGAGCACCCTGGCCTTTGATACCATCTATGCCGAGGGACAGCGCCGTTACGTTGAGAGCCTTTCCGCCTATGCCCGGCAGTTTCTGGAGCAGATGGACAAGCCGGATGTCGAAAGTATTGAAGGTCTGAGCCCCGCCATCTCCATAGAACAGAAATCCACGTCGAAGAACCCCCGCTCTACCGTTGGCACGGTTACGGAAATCTACGATTATCTGCGCTTGCTCTTTGCCAGGGTCGGGCGCGTGCATTGTCCCTCCTGCGGCAAGGAGATAGCTTCACAGACGGTGGAACAGATGGTGGAGCAGGTGTTGGCTCTGCCGGAAAAAAGCAAGCTGCTGCTCATGGCGCCACTGGTCAGGGGCCGCAAGGGCGAATACCGCAAGGAACTACGTCAGTTGCAGGCGGACGGTTTCGTTCGGGTGCGTATCGATGGTGAAATGCGCGAACTGGGTGACGAGATCGTTCTGGATAAGAACAAGAAACACACCATCGAGGTGGTCGTTGACCGCCTTGTGGTCAAAGAGGACATCGTCAGCCGCCTGTCGGACTCCCTGGAGACCGCTCTGCGTCTCGGTGAGGGGTTGGTCAGGGTCGAAGTTGTGGGCGGAGAGAGTTATCTCTTCTCCGAGTGGCACGCCTGCGTGGAGTGCGGTATCTCGATACCGGAGATGACGCCGCGCATGTTCTCCTTCAATAACCCTTACGGGGCTTGCCCGGACTGTTCCGGTCTGGGCACCCGCATGTATTTTGACCCGGAGCAGGTTGTCCCGAACCGTCAGCTTTCCTTGCGGGAGGGTGCGATCGCACCCTGGTCGACCCGGACCGGTTATTACTATTTACAGGTTCTGGAGGCTCTGGCTGATTTTTATGACTTTGATATCCGCACGCCCTTCGCTGAACTGCCGGAACAGGTACAAAAGGTTCTTCTGCATGGCTCAGGGAAAGAGGAGGTCAAGTTCTTCTACGATCAGGCCAGTCGCCGGCATTTTTACAACAAACCGTTCGAGGGCGTGATCCCGAACCTGGAACGACGTCTGCGTGAAACCGATTCCGATGCGACCCGAGAGAAGCTTGAGCAGTTTATGAACATCATGTCCTGTCCGAGCTGTGATGGTGCCAGACTCAAACCGGAAACCCTCTGTGTGCGTGTTGCCGGGCAGAATATTCAAGAGATAACGGCACTGAGCGTAAGCGACGCAGAAGCGTTTTTCGCCGAAATCGAGTTGCCTGCCAAAGAGGCGGAAATCGCTCGCCGGGTCCTGAAGGAGGTCCGGGAGAGGCTCTCTTTTCTGATTAATGTCGGGCTCGATTACCTGACCCTCGACCGTACTTCGGGCACCCTTTCGGGGGGGGAAAGTCAACGCATCCGTTTGGCAACCCAGATCGGTTCTTCGCTGGTCGGGGTGCTTTACATTCTCGATGAACCTTCGATCGGTTTGCACCAGAGGGACAATCGACGGCTGCTGGAGACATTAAAGCGCCTGCGTGATCTGGGTAATACCGTGCTGGTCGTTGAGCATGACGAGGAAACCATTCTCGAAGCGGATCATGTCATCGACATGGGCCCACATGCCGGCCGCCATGGTGGTGAGGTGGTCGCCCAGGGCACGCCCCATGAGATTCTCGAACATCCCAAGTCTCTGACCGCAGCTTATCTCTCCGGTCGTCTGACCATCCCTTTGCCGAAAGAGCGGCGTAAAGCCTCAGGGCTGCTCAGTATCAAGGGTGCCCAGGCCAACAACCTCAAAAATATCGATGTTGATATCCCGCTGGGGGTTATGACCTGTGTGACCGGTGTGTCCGGTTCCGGCAAGTCGTCGCTGGTGCTCGACACCTTGCACAAGGCCCTCGCTCAACGCCTCTATCGCTCGCGGGAACGTTCCGGGCCGGTTCGTGTCATCGAAGGCTTGGAGTTCCTGGATAAGGTCATTGATATTGATCAGTCACCGATCGGTCGCACCCCACGTTCCAACCCGGCGACTTATACCGGCATTTTCACCGATATCCGAGATCTCTTCGCAAAGCTGCCGGAAGCGAAGATGCGTGGTTATAAACCTGGGCGCTTTTCTTTCAATGTCAAAGGGGGCCGTTGCGAGGCTTGTCAGGGCGATGGCATCCTGCGTATTGAGATGCATTTTTTGCCTGATGTTTATATTCAGTGTGAAGCTTGTCAAGGTGCCCGTTATAATCGGGAGACGTTGCAGGTCAAGTACAAGGGTAAAACCATTGCCGATGTGCTTGATATGACCGCCAACCAGGCGGTGGAGTTCCTGGCAAATATTCCGCGCATCAAGCGCAAGCTGCAAACCTTACGTGATGTTGGTCTTGGTTATATCAAGCTGGGGCAGAGTGCCACGACCTTGTCAGGCGGCGAAGCGCAGCGCGTCAAGCTGGCCAAGGAGCTGGGCAAGCGTTCGACCGGCCGGACCATTTATATCCTCGATGAACCTACCACTGGCCTGCATTTCGATGATATCAGTCGCCTGCTCAGTGTTTTGCAGCGATTGGTCGAGTCTGGTAACAGCGTCGTGATTATCGAACACAATCTGGACGTGATCAAAACCGCGGATCATGTTGTCGATCTCGGTCCCGAGGGTGGGAGCCGTGGTGGTGAACTCCTCGTTTGTGGGACCCCTGAAGAGGTGGCGCGTTGCGCGAAGTCCTATACGGGACGCTACCTGCGTTCTTACCTGGAGCTCTGA
- a CDS encoding PilZ domain-containing protein, with the protein MSDDLFERRQAERRYALKFLDYEILSSNGEVTGRGLARTLNVSETGLRLETGQFFEPEQPLRITLGLDNDLVQINGRVINSQPESDDLCSSGVMFLEFDEADRRTYQKHFTALKSALEE; encoded by the coding sequence ATGAGTGACGACCTGTTCGAACGCCGTCAAGCGGAACGCCGGTATGCCTTGAAATTTCTCGATTACGAGATCCTCTCCTCAAACGGTGAGGTCACCGGCCGTGGCCTGGCTCGCACACTCAATGTCAGCGAAACCGGCTTGCGGCTCGAAACCGGTCAATTCTTTGAGCCGGAACAACCGTTACGCATCACCCTCGGCCTCGACAACGACCTGGTGCAGATCAACGGGCGCGTGATCAATTCTCAACCGGAAAGTGACGATCTCTGCTCAAGTGGTGTCATGTTTCTCGAATTTGACGAAGCGGACCGCCGGACCTATCAGAAACACTTCACTGCCCTCAAGAGTGCCCTGGAAGAATAA
- the pdxA gene encoding 4-hydroxythreonine-4-phosphate dehydrogenase PdxA: MTKPLIITMGDPTGVGPEIVIRAVYEGTFADLARPLIVAGDLGVLKRAAAVCGCDVQHQNGSSSSLATDELVVGGHRLPVQALSQLDLSSQRFGQPQISSGRAMADYIEWACDACVAGDVAGMVTAPINKEVLRAAGVSFPGHTELLADRCEVEEVVMMLAGERLRVCLVTTHCALREVPQRLNAERILTTMRIVSSSLQRQFGIKKPRLAVLALNPHAGEGGLFGDEETRHIAPAIAAARSEGILASGPHSADTLFWFAAQGEHDAVICMYHDQGLIPLKLLHFDDGVNVTLGLPIVRTSVDHGTAYDLAGTGQASPASLVAAVRMAAEMAEKQERGTRHEARGKAVL; the protein is encoded by the coding sequence ATGACAAAGCCACTTATCATAACGATGGGCGACCCGACCGGGGTTGGCCCGGAAATTGTCATTCGAGCCGTCTACGAAGGTACTTTTGCTGATCTTGCTCGTCCGTTGATCGTCGCCGGAGATCTTGGTGTCCTGAAACGCGCTGCTGCCGTTTGTGGTTGCGATGTCCAGCACCAGAATGGTTCCTCCTCATCCCTGGCGACGGATGAACTTGTTGTTGGCGGGCACCGCTTGCCTGTACAGGCCCTATCGCAACTCGATCTCTCCTCGCAAAGGTTTGGCCAGCCGCAGATCTCTTCCGGGCGTGCCATGGCTGATTATATCGAATGGGCCTGCGATGCCTGTGTTGCCGGTGATGTGGCTGGGATGGTCACGGCACCGATCAACAAGGAAGTCTTGCGCGCAGCAGGGGTCTCTTTCCCGGGGCATACAGAGCTGTTAGCTGATCGTTGCGAGGTTGAAGAGGTTGTTATGATGCTGGCCGGAGAGAGACTGCGCGTCTGCCTGGTGACGACCCATTGTGCCTTGCGGGAGGTCCCGCAACGCCTGAACGCAGAACGTATCCTGACGACCATGCGCATTGTTTCGTCGAGTCTGCAGCGGCAGTTCGGCATCAAAAAGCCGCGCTTGGCGGTCTTGGCGCTAAATCCGCACGCTGGTGAAGGGGGGTTGTTCGGTGACGAAGAAACCCGGCACATCGCTCCGGCGATTGCTGCTGCCCGCTCTGAAGGAATCCTTGCCAGCGGTCCGCACAGTGCCGATACCCTCTTCTGGTTTGCTGCTCAGGGCGAGCATGACGCGGTGATCTGCATGTACCATGACCAGGGCTTGATCCCTCTCAAGCTGCTGCATTTTGATGACGGCGTCAACGTCACCCTTGGTCTGCCGATCGTCCGCACGTCCGTTGATCACGGTACGGCCTATGATTTGGCCGGCACCGGTCAGGCCAGCCCTGCCAGCCTGGTCGCTGCAGTCAGAATGGCTGCCGAGATGGCTGAGAAGCAGGAACGGGGCACGAGGCACGAGGCACGAGGAAAAGCAGTACTTTAA